From a single Alloactinosynnema sp. L-07 genomic region:
- a CDS encoding NAD(P)/FAD-dependent oxidoreductase: MGAVHRIVIVGTGLAGGTAAGTLRDKGFDGEIVLIGQGPHRPYALPPLSKAVLLGEADEPDWVHDETFYAEHSIDLRTDTEVREVHLGERAVVDSAGEHHRYDRLVLATGSAPRTLPIPGGDLAGLRTLRTLEDSLSLRAALAPGVRVVIVGAGWIGCEVAAAARKHGADVTVIEPLPLPLHKTLGDTVAEVFRDLHEVNGVTWRLGVGVDAFTGDEGVVTAVHLKDGTAVPADVVVVGVGAAPRLELAKAAGLELSDSVAGSGIDVDASLRTSAPDVFAVGDVAAHFHPRYGRRVRVEHWANAKDQGAHVAGNLIGDAEPYTASPYFYSDQYDLGMEVRGLANPFTDELVVRGDLKSREFTAFWTRGGRVRAAMNVNQWDDGEALQAMVDRQAPVSADDLRTVPLADLA; encoded by the coding sequence ATGGGCGCTGTGCACCGGATCGTCATCGTGGGGACCGGCCTGGCGGGCGGCACCGCCGCGGGCACCCTGCGGGACAAGGGTTTCGACGGCGAGATCGTGCTGATCGGGCAGGGTCCGCACCGCCCGTACGCGCTGCCGCCGCTGTCCAAGGCGGTCCTGCTCGGCGAGGCCGACGAACCGGACTGGGTGCACGACGAGACCTTCTACGCCGAGCACTCGATCGACCTTCGCACCGATACCGAAGTCCGCGAGGTGCACCTGGGTGAGCGCGCCGTGGTCGACTCGGCGGGGGAGCACCACCGCTACGACCGTCTCGTGCTCGCCACCGGCTCCGCGCCCCGCACGCTGCCGATCCCCGGCGGCGACCTGGCGGGCCTGCGCACCCTGCGCACGCTGGAGGACTCCCTCAGCCTGCGTGCCGCGCTGGCCCCCGGCGTCCGTGTGGTGATCGTCGGGGCGGGCTGGATCGGCTGCGAGGTGGCCGCGGCCGCGCGCAAGCACGGCGCGGACGTCACCGTGATCGAGCCGCTGCCGCTGCCGCTGCACAAGACGCTGGGCGACACGGTCGCCGAGGTGTTCCGCGACCTGCACGAGGTCAACGGCGTGACCTGGCGGCTGGGCGTCGGGGTCGACGCGTTCACCGGCGACGAGGGCGTGGTCACCGCCGTGCACCTCAAGGACGGCACGGCGGTGCCCGCCGATGTCGTGGTGGTCGGTGTGGGGGCCGCGCCGCGGCTGGAGTTGGCCAAGGCGGCGGGCCTTGAGCTGTCCGACTCGGTGGCGGGCAGCGGCATCGATGTGGACGCGAGCCTGCGCACGTCGGCGCCGGACGTGTTCGCCGTCGGCGACGTCGCCGCGCACTTCCACCCCCGCTACGGCAGGCGCGTGCGGGTCGAGCACTGGGCCAACGCCAAGGACCAAGGCGCGCACGTCGCGGGCAACCTGATCGGCGACGCCGAGCCGTACACCGCCTCCCCGTACTTCTACTCCGACCAGTACGACCTCGGCATGGAGGTGCGCGGCCTGGCGAATCCGTTCACCGACGAACTGGTCGTGCGCGGCGACCTCAAGTCGCGCGAGTTCACCGCGTTCTGGACGCGCGGCGGCCGGGTGCGGGCGGCGATGAACGTCAATCAGTGGGATGACGGAGAGGCGCTGCAGGCGATGGTTGATCGGCAGGCTCCGGTGTCGGCGGACGATCTGCGGACCGTGCCGCTGGCGGACCTGGCCTAG
- a CDS encoding tetratricopeptide repeat protein produces MAEPIDAVLAQAAELTAEGRPEVAIDILGPVLADHPDHPEAWCRLAAALLDAGRPQDCLDAAKRAITLGEPSWAHRLASLALSELGRHDQAAVSAREAARRDPGDWRNHVTLAEALGPTSPAAALDAARRAVITAPEEPRVHEVLGDTATKAKDFPLAKRAFGDALRLDPSNESVRAELARLAGIRAAPPARAVAGEPRFGRAQRIALWLVLRRCAGWLAVGSFVLMIAGLPRPSPLLVWFALALLLAELVMIAHGVLTLPRGYWPPPRLLARRAPLVAFGVVLFGLGAVLLAVWTLALALGARGMQLLTPALICAVGASIVGWYGLWRMRAFTR; encoded by the coding sequence ATGGCCGAGCCGATCGACGCCGTGCTGGCACAGGCCGCGGAGCTGACGGCGGAGGGTCGCCCGGAGGTCGCCATAGACATTCTGGGCCCGGTCCTCGCCGACCACCCCGACCATCCGGAGGCGTGGTGCAGGCTGGCCGCCGCCCTGCTCGACGCCGGCAGGCCGCAGGACTGCCTGGACGCCGCCAAGCGCGCGATCACCCTCGGCGAGCCGTCCTGGGCGCACCGGCTGGCCAGCCTCGCCCTCTCTGAGCTGGGCCGACACGACCAGGCCGCCGTCTCCGCCCGCGAGGCCGCCCGCCGCGACCCCGGCGACTGGCGCAACCACGTCACCCTGGCCGAGGCCCTCGGCCCGACCTCGCCCGCCGCCGCGCTCGACGCCGCCCGCCGCGCGGTGATCACCGCGCCGGAGGAGCCCAGGGTGCACGAGGTCCTGGGCGACACGGCGACCAAGGCGAAGGACTTCCCGCTGGCCAAACGGGCTTTCGGCGACGCACTGCGACTCGATCCGAGCAACGAGTCGGTGCGGGCGGAACTGGCCAGGCTGGCCGGGATCCGCGCCGCGCCGCCCGCGCGGGCGGTCGCGGGCGAGCCGAGGTTCGGGCGGGCCCAGCGGATCGCGTTATGGCTGGTCCTGCGTCGCTGTGCGGGGTGGCTGGCGGTCGGCTCGTTCGTCCTGATGATCGCCGGGCTTCCCCGGCCGAGCCCGCTGTTGGTGTGGTTCGCCCTCGCCCTGCTGCTCGCCGAGCTGGTCATGATCGCGCACGGCGTGCTCACGCTGCCGCGCGGTTATTGGCCGCCGCCGCGGTTATTGGCCCGCCGAGCGCCCTTGGTGGCCTTCGGCGTCGTGTTGTTCGGGCTGGGCGCCGTGTTACTCGCCGTGTGGACCCTCGCGCTGGCCCTCGGGGCACGCGGAATGCAGCTGCTGACACCCGCGCTGATCTGCGCTGTCGGGGCGTCGATAGTCGGTTGGTACGGCCTCTGGCGGATGCGCGCATTCACCCGTTAG
- a CDS encoding lactate 2-monooxygenase: MGQHAGYQNEIYLQGLADQVPPFTTDATRLEDVARESMEPGPFGYVAGAAGSGDTARANRDAFARWRIVPRMLTDATTRDTSVTVLGTKMPAPVLLAPVGVQSIVHPEGELATARAAASLGVPMVLSTAASHSLEEVAAANGAGPRWFQLYWPNEPEVCASLLRRAKKAGYSTLVVTLDTWTLAWRPTDLDQSYLPFLRAVGVANAFTDPAFLAGLEKPPADDQAMAVLRWVGLFTGTDKSWDQLPFLRENWDGPIVLKGIQHVADARRAVDAGMDGIVVSNHGGRQVDGAIGSLDALPEIAAAVGDRIEILFDSGIRTGADVVKALALGARAVLVGRPYVYGLALGGEAGVRHAVRGLLADFDLTLGLSGHRTPDELTPSALRYLP; encoded by the coding sequence ATGGGTCAGCACGCCGGCTACCAGAACGAGATCTATCTGCAGGGCCTCGCTGACCAGGTCCCGCCCTTCACCACCGACGCCACCCGGCTGGAGGACGTCGCCCGCGAGTCGATGGAACCCGGCCCGTTCGGCTACGTGGCCGGGGCCGCTGGGTCGGGGGACACCGCCCGCGCCAACCGTGACGCCTTCGCCCGCTGGCGGATCGTGCCGCGCATGCTCACCGACGCCACCACGCGCGACACGTCGGTGACCGTGCTGGGCACCAAGATGCCCGCACCCGTGCTGCTCGCACCGGTCGGTGTCCAGTCGATCGTGCACCCGGAGGGGGAACTCGCCACCGCCCGCGCCGCGGCTTCGCTGGGGGTGCCGATGGTGCTGTCGACGGCGGCGTCGCACTCGCTGGAGGAGGTCGCCGCCGCCAACGGCGCCGGGCCGCGCTGGTTCCAGCTGTACTGGCCGAACGAGCCCGAGGTGTGCGCGAGCCTGCTGCGGCGGGCGAAGAAGGCGGGCTACTCGACACTGGTCGTCACCCTCGACACGTGGACGCTGGCTTGGCGGCCCACCGACCTCGACCAGTCCTACCTGCCGTTCCTGCGCGCGGTGGGCGTGGCGAACGCGTTCACCGACCCGGCTTTCCTCGCGGGGCTGGAAAAGCCTCCTGCCGACGACCAGGCGATGGCGGTGCTGCGGTGGGTCGGGCTGTTCACCGGCACCGACAAGAGCTGGGACCAACTGCCGTTCCTGCGCGAGAACTGGGACGGCCCGATCGTCCTCAAAGGAATCCAGCACGTCGCCGACGCGCGCCGGGCGGTCGACGCCGGGATGGACGGGATCGTCGTGTCCAATCACGGCGGCCGGCAGGTCGACGGCGCCATCGGCTCGCTCGACGCGCTGCCGGAGATCGCCGCGGCGGTGGGGGACCGGATCGAGATCCTTTTCGACTCCGGGATCCGCACCGGTGCTGACGTGGTCAAGGCGTTGGCCCTTGGCGCGAGGGCGGTGTTGGTGGGTCGGCCTTACGTTTACGGGTTGGCGCTTGGTGGTGAGGCTGGTGTGCGGCATGCGGTGCGCGGTCTGCTGGCCGACTTCGATCTGACGCTGGGCCTGTCGGGCCACCGGACGCCCGACGAACTCACGCCGAGCGCGCTTCGGTATCTGCCTTAG
- the vanY-N gene encoding D,D-peptidase/D,D-carboxypeptidase VanY-N yields the protein MTEHTVIPDSDPEPAVSPDRVRDRLYAAITRLMAVLLLPAAYMTGRARHHACQWALALRYPAEDLAGLTPPARAAFTEARAVAFWRDGQLIGLTSGHRDAGTQRTLFAEEVRRGGSVDAARKRVLPPDESSHVKGIALDVRPVQGALWLERHGARFHLHRTYDNEWWHFEYRPEACGKPLPRLPHPGAKADTEARSA from the coding sequence ATGACCGAACACACCGTCATCCCCGACAGCGATCCCGAACCCGCCGTCAGCCCCGACCGTGTCCGCGACCGGCTCTACGCGGCGATCACCCGGCTGATGGCCGTGCTCCTGCTGCCCGCGGCCTATATGACCGGCCGCGCCCGCCACCACGCCTGCCAGTGGGCGCTGGCGCTGCGGTACCCCGCCGAGGACCTCGCCGGGCTGACCCCGCCCGCCCGCGCCGCGTTCACCGAGGCGCGCGCGGTGGCGTTCTGGCGGGACGGCCAGCTCATCGGCCTCACGTCGGGCCACCGCGACGCGGGCACGCAACGCACCTTGTTCGCCGAGGAGGTGCGCCGCGGCGGATCAGTGGACGCGGCGCGCAAGCGGGTGCTTCCGCCGGACGAGTCCAGCCACGTCAAGGGAATCGCCTTGGACGTCCGTCCCGTACAAGGCGCGCTGTGGCTGGAACGTCACGGCGCGCGGTTCCACCTGCACCGCACCTACGACAACGAGTGGTGGCACTTCGAGTACCGCCCCGAAGCCTGCGGCAAGCCGCTGCCGCGCCTGCCGCATCCCGGCGCTAAGGCAGATACCGAAGCGCGCTCGGCGTGA
- a CDS encoding phosphatase PAP2 family protein has translation MTTTISRPARHTSAPVLLGGAAACLVGLILTYLLFVRTAAGQWADGLLLSDYRGLPRSAEEVLAATGDVKLWLVLVTVVLVIGALGGRWWRGVAGVGVILGAVGVARLLKATLSRPDLDIVGSTTHNSFASGHVAAAAGLLVAFLLVVPAAARPWIAVPGGLSVAAVAWATVDAGWHRPSDVVGAVLIAAALALVVAAVTRVA, from the coding sequence GTGACGACGACAATTTCCCGACCCGCGCGGCACACCTCGGCTCCCGTGCTGCTCGGCGGGGCCGCCGCGTGCCTGGTCGGGCTGATCCTGACCTACCTGCTGTTCGTGCGCACCGCCGCGGGCCAGTGGGCGGACGGGTTGCTGCTCAGCGACTACCGGGGGCTGCCCCGCTCGGCGGAGGAGGTGCTGGCCGCCACCGGTGATGTCAAGCTGTGGTTGGTCCTGGTCACCGTCGTGTTGGTGATCGGGGCACTGGGCGGGCGCTGGTGGCGCGGGGTGGCCGGGGTCGGCGTCATACTCGGCGCGGTGGGTGTCGCGCGTTTGCTGAAGGCGACTCTCTCCCGCCCCGACCTGGACATCGTCGGATCCACCACGCACAACAGCTTCGCCAGCGGTCACGTCGCCGCGGCGGCGGGCCTGCTGGTGGCCTTCCTGCTCGTCGTCCCGGCCGCCGCGCGCCCGTGGATCGCCGTGCCGGGCGGGCTGAGCGTGGCCGCGGTGGCCTGGGCGACGGTCGACGCGGGCTGGCACCGGCCCAGCGACGTCGTCGGTGCCGTGCTCATCGCCGCGGCACTCGCCTTGGTGGTCGCCGCTGTGACCCGGGTCGCGTGA
- a CDS encoding response regulator transcription factor, protein MSRVLLIEDDPAVREGLRLALTRQGHAVDAAESGESGLRRLGDTPPDVVVLDLMLPGMDGFAVCRRIRADGDLPIIMLTARGDDMDVVAGLEAGADDYVIKPVQPRVLEARIRAVLRRAGGDPAGPDDPESHGALTIDRRALVIAKHGVPLALAPTELRLLLELSRRPGQVLSRRQLLEAVWDHDYLGDSRLVDACVQRLRAKIEADSSAPVYVQTVRGFGYRFGPL, encoded by the coding sequence ATGTCCAGGGTGCTGCTGATCGAGGACGACCCGGCCGTGCGCGAAGGCCTTCGGCTCGCGCTCACCCGGCAGGGGCACGCGGTGGACGCGGCGGAGTCCGGGGAATCGGGGCTGCGGCGGCTCGGCGACACCCCGCCCGACGTGGTGGTCTTGGACCTCATGCTGCCCGGAATGGACGGATTCGCCGTCTGCCGCCGCATCCGGGCCGACGGCGATCTGCCGATCATCATGCTCACCGCCCGCGGCGACGACATGGACGTGGTCGCCGGGCTCGAGGCGGGCGCCGACGACTATGTGATCAAGCCGGTGCAGCCGCGGGTCCTGGAGGCCCGCATCCGCGCGGTGCTCCGGCGCGCCGGAGGGGACCCCGCCGGACCGGACGACCCCGAGTCGCACGGCGCGCTGACCATCGACCGCCGGGCGCTGGTGATCGCCAAGCACGGCGTCCCGCTCGCACTCGCGCCGACGGAGCTTCGCCTGCTGCTGGAGCTGTCGCGGAGACCAGGGCAGGTGCTCAGCCGCCGCCAACTGCTGGAAGCGGTGTGGGACCACGACTATCTAGGCGACTCACGGCTGGTGGACGCCTGCGTGCAGCGGCTGCGCGCCAAGATCGAAGCGGATTCGTCCGCGCCGGTGTACGTGCAGACGGTCCGCGGGTTCGGGTACCGGTTCGGCCCGTTGTGA
- a CDS encoding HAMP domain-containing sensor histidine kinase, with product MTGGAGIRAWGLRTRLVAAFALLSVITAAAVAGGIFLQASNGILQQAQDAEARALIDRTESMYPIPRLPPTQSDLDALAGRLSDRDHSAVAVYGASASTTGMDAVNIPAELRGAVGRGEVSWQRVGEPGGVSLVVGTQLRVTVPSGRSVPSGIEVYTFRGLAPEQLSIDRLATIAWMTGALAFGLAVALAWLAAAGVLRPVRELSQAARRLGAGELTTRLAVRGSDELAGLAGTFNDTAAALERQVGELRRMEADARRFVADVSHELRTPLAAMTAFADVLADEALTGDAGTAARMVSQETHNLTRLVNDLIEISRFDSRAATLVLEELDVASAVRATLRSRRWADQVDTDLPEGVIARLDPRRLDVIVANLVGNALKHGAQPVSVRLREDPLWIVIEVADRGAGLPPSVLPQVFDRFYKADTARARSEGSGLGLAIARENARLHRGGELVAENRPDGGAVFTLRLARLGGPL from the coding sequence GTGACCGGCGGTGCGGGCATCCGCGCCTGGGGACTGCGGACCCGGCTGGTCGCCGCGTTCGCGCTGCTCAGCGTGATCACCGCGGCGGCGGTGGCCGGTGGCATCTTCCTGCAGGCCAGCAATGGGATCCTGCAGCAGGCGCAGGACGCCGAGGCGCGGGCACTGATCGATCGGACCGAGTCGATGTACCCGATTCCGCGGTTGCCCCCGACCCAGAGCGATCTCGACGCGCTGGCGGGCCGGCTGTCCGACCGCGACCACAGCGCCGTCGCCGTCTACGGCGCGAGCGCGTCCACGACCGGGATGGACGCGGTGAACATCCCGGCGGAGCTGCGCGGCGCGGTCGGCCGGGGCGAGGTCTCGTGGCAGCGGGTGGGCGAACCCGGCGGGGTCAGCCTGGTCGTGGGGACGCAGTTGCGGGTCACGGTGCCGAGCGGTCGGTCGGTCCCGTCCGGCATCGAGGTCTACACCTTTCGGGGGTTGGCGCCCGAGCAGCTGAGCATCGACCGGCTGGCCACCATCGCGTGGATGACCGGCGCGTTGGCGTTCGGTCTTGCCGTGGCGCTCGCCTGGCTGGCCGCGGCCGGGGTGCTGCGGCCGGTGCGTGAACTCAGCCAGGCGGCGCGGCGACTGGGCGCCGGCGAGTTGACCACCCGGCTGGCGGTCCGTGGCTCGGATGAACTGGCCGGGTTGGCTGGGACGTTCAACGACACCGCCGCCGCGCTGGAACGCCAGGTCGGCGAGCTGCGCAGGATGGAGGCCGACGCCCGCCGGTTCGTCGCCGACGTCTCCCACGAACTGCGCACGCCACTGGCCGCGATGACCGCGTTCGCCGACGTGCTGGCCGACGAGGCGCTCACCGGGGACGCGGGTACGGCGGCCCGGATGGTCAGCCAGGAGACCCACAACCTGACCCGGCTGGTCAACGACCTGATCGAGATCAGCCGGTTCGACTCCCGCGCGGCGACCTTGGTCCTGGAGGAACTCGATGTGGCTTCGGCGGTCCGCGCCACACTGCGCTCGCGCCGCTGGGCCGATCAGGTGGACACCGATCTGCCGGAGGGCGTCATCGCCAGGTTGGACCCGCGGCGGCTCGACGTGATCGTTGCGAACCTGGTGGGCAACGCGCTCAAGCACGGCGCCCAGCCCGTGTCGGTGCGGCTGCGAGAGGACCCGTTGTGGATCGTGATCGAGGTGGCTGACCGAGGTGCGGGCCTGCCGCCGTCGGTCCTGCCACAGGTGTTCGACCGCTTCTACAAGGCCGACACCGCCCGCGCCCGGTCCGAGGGCAGCGGGCTGGGGCTGGCAATCGCCCGGGAGAACGCCCGGCTGCACCGCGGTGGGGAACTGGTCGCGGAGAACCGGCCGGACGGTGGAGCGGTCTTCACGCTGCGTCTCGCTCGGCTGGGAGGACCACTGTGA
- a CDS encoding GerMN domain-containing protein, which yields MRRVVLALLLFLVAGCGVRSTAPITGDEAPAGETTGLRLYLLSGAELVLVVRPDATDAGVLGALKALGLGPTAEESAQGLTTGIPQGTTLSYADGAVSVPRTLSEPAVQQIACTVMVVGPENAAVALIGPDGARRGLTCSKAR from the coding sequence GTGAGACGAGTCGTCCTTGCCCTGCTCCTCTTCCTTGTCGCCGGATGTGGGGTCCGGTCGACCGCGCCCATCACCGGCGACGAGGCCCCAGCCGGGGAGACGACGGGTCTGCGGCTCTATCTGCTGTCCGGCGCCGAGTTGGTGCTCGTCGTCCGGCCGGACGCGACCGACGCGGGGGTGTTGGGCGCTCTGAAGGCGCTTGGCCTCGGGCCGACCGCGGAAGAGTCGGCCCAAGGGCTGACGACCGGGATCCCGCAGGGGACGACGCTGTCCTACGCCGATGGCGCGGTCTCGGTGCCCAGGACGCTGTCCGAGCCTGCCGTCCAACAGATCGCCTGCACGGTGATGGTCGTGGGCCCCGAGAACGCGGCCGTCGCGCTCATCGGACCGGACGGCGCCCGCCGCGGACTCACTTGCTCCAAGGCGCGCTAG
- a CDS encoding bifunctional 3'-5' exonuclease/DNA polymerase, protein MRVIVVPEAEGTARARVLDDPGPPISVPDVAAWMAERQRDTDVRWIVPAADELCPTLLRAGVRLGRCHDLSLAEGILLAFEERPGRPRNLGAAYARTRGLPEPADPRPLIRTEQPALFEPDRGTAPPGADPLDAAVTVFADQERRIAKTAHPDRLRLLIAAESAGALAAAEMSHFGLPWRADIHTALLTDLLGPRPVPTARPAKLADLAERISTAFSGRPINPDHPPSIVRAFAREGIEIPSARAWVLKELDHPAVEPLLAYKELSRLYVAHGWSWLDSWVDNGRFRPEYVVGGVVSGRWATRGGAALQLPRTLRTAVRADPGWTLMVADASQLEPRVLGALSGDRRFAEVSESADLYTSLAADAFDGDRGRAKIAMLSAMYGGTSGEAGPLLAVLRKRFPQAVDYVEQAARAGEEGRVVRSRLGRTSPPPSDAWRELTSDPDETAERRGRQAAREWGRFTRNFVVQASAADWALTMLATLRRRLTTSAPDAQIVFFQHDEVIVHCPQATADVVAKEISESADQASALVFGDTPVRFPLIATSVDCYADAK, encoded by the coding sequence ATGCGGGTCATCGTCGTGCCAGAAGCCGAGGGAACGGCTCGCGCGCGCGTGCTCGACGACCCCGGTCCCCCGATCAGCGTTCCCGATGTCGCCGCCTGGATGGCCGAGCGACAGCGCGACACCGACGTGCGCTGGATCGTCCCCGCCGCCGACGAACTCTGCCCCACGCTGCTCCGGGCGGGCGTCCGCCTCGGCCGGTGCCACGACCTTTCCCTGGCCGAAGGCATCTTGCTGGCCTTCGAGGAACGCCCCGGCCGACCCCGCAACCTCGGCGCCGCCTACGCCCGCACCCGCGGCCTGCCCGAGCCCGCCGATCCCCGCCCGCTGATCCGCACCGAACAGCCCGCCCTCTTCGAGCCCGACCGCGGCACCGCGCCGCCAGGGGCCGACCCACTCGACGCCGCCGTCACCGTGTTCGCCGACCAGGAGCGCCGGATCGCCAAGACCGCGCATCCCGACCGGCTGCGCCTGCTGATCGCCGCCGAGTCGGCGGGCGCGCTGGCCGCGGCCGAGATGTCGCACTTCGGGCTGCCGTGGCGGGCCGACATCCACACCGCCCTGCTCACCGACCTCCTCGGCCCCCGCCCGGTGCCGACCGCCCGACCCGCGAAGCTGGCCGACCTCGCCGAGCGCATCTCGACGGCGTTCTCCGGCAGGCCGATCAATCCCGACCACCCGCCGAGCATCGTGCGGGCCTTCGCCAGGGAGGGCATCGAGATCCCGTCGGCCCGCGCGTGGGTGCTCAAGGAACTCGACCATCCGGCGGTCGAGCCGCTGCTGGCCTACAAGGAACTCTCCAGGCTCTACGTCGCCCACGGCTGGTCATGGCTCGATTCCTGGGTCGACAACGGCCGGTTCCGCCCCGAGTACGTCGTCGGCGGCGTCGTGTCCGGCCGCTGGGCCACCCGCGGCGGCGCGGCGCTGCAACTGCCCCGCACCCTGCGCACGGCGGTCCGGGCCGATCCCGGCTGGACACTGATGGTCGCCGACGCCTCGCAACTCGAACCGCGCGTGCTCGGCGCGCTGTCCGGAGACCGGAGGTTCGCCGAGGTGTCCGAGTCGGCCGACCTCTACACGAGCCTGGCCGCCGACGCCTTCGACGGCGACCGCGGCCGGGCCAAGATCGCGATGCTGTCGGCCATGTACGGCGGCACCAGCGGCGAGGCGGGCCCGCTGCTCGCGGTGCTGCGCAAGCGATTCCCACAGGCCGTCGACTATGTGGAGCAGGCCGCGCGTGCGGGCGAAGAGGGCCGGGTCGTCCGCTCCCGCCTCGGCCGCACCAGCCCCCCACCAAGCGACGCCTGGCGCGAGCTGACCTCCGACCCCGACGAGACCGCCGAACGCCGAGGCAGACAGGCCGCGCGCGAATGGGGCCGGTTCACCCGCAACTTCGTCGTGCAAGCCAGCGCCGCCGACTGGGCGCTGACCATGCTCGCCACCCTCCGCCGCCGCCTGACCACCTCGGCCCCGGACGCGCAGATCGTGTTCTTCCAGCACGACGAGGTGATCGTGCACTGCCCGCAGGCCACCGCCGACGTCGTCGCCAAGGAGATCAGCGAGTCCGCCGACCAGGCCAGCGCCCTCGTCTTCGGCGACACCCCGGTCCGCTTCCCCCTGATCGCCACCTCCGTCGACTGCTACGCCGACGCCAAATGA